In Crinalium epipsammum PCC 9333, the genomic window GAAGCTATTAGAGATTGGGTAACAAATGTAGAAAATACTCACTACATTTTAGGTTCAGTTGCTGGTCCTCACCCCTACCCAATGTTAGTACGTGATTTCCATACCATTATCGGTGAAGAAACTCGCGTTCAAGCACAAGAAAAATGGGGCGGTTTACCGGATATTCTCTTAGCTTGTGTGGGCGGTGGCTCAAATGCGATGGGATTGTTCTATGAGTTTGTAAAAGAGCCAACTGTACGACTAATTGGTATTGAAGCTGCTGGCGAAGGTGTTGATACAAACAAACACGCGGCAACTTTAACTAAGGGAAGAGTTGGTGTATTGCATGGCGCAATGAGTTATTTGTTGCAAGATGAGGATGGTCAGGTAGTTGAGCCGCATTCTATTAGTGCTGGGTTAGATTATCCTGGTGTTGGTCCTGAACATAGTTATTTAAAAGATATTGCTAGGGCTGAGTATTTTAGTGTGACCGATAATGATGCTGTAGCAGCCTTTCAAAGGCTTTCCCAGTTAGAGGGAATTATTCCAGCACTAGAAACATCTCATGCGATCGCATATCTAGAAACTCTCTGTCCGACTCTTACAGGTAGCCCCCGTATTGTGATCAATTGTTCGGGACGTGGGGATAAAGATGTGCATACAGTAGCTAAGTTATTAGGACAGTAAATAGCGAGTTTTCCTTAGTAACTACTAATTTACGGACTTAAGCAGAACAACACGCGGGCAAGATGCCCGCACTACTTATGTTTTCAAAGTAAGTTAATTTACCATATATGTAGTGTGACCATCTTGGTCACGCTTTTTTCTGCGTAAGCTCTGGTTAAAAACAACAAATTCTACTTCCCTCAAAGCTTTGGAACAGTCTATTAACGAGCAAATAAATCAATATCGCCAGTCTCGCAACTTACCGCCTTTGACTTTGGACTCTCGCATCAGCGAACAAGCAAGGGCGCATAGTCAGGCGATGGCGAATGATAGTGTTCCTTTTAGCCATGAGGGATTTGATCAACGAGTAAAAGCGATCGCACGTTCAATACGTTATGGTGCTGCTGCTGAAAATATTGCTTACAACCAAGGTTATAGTGATCCAGGAGAGCAAGCAGTTCAAGGTTGGATTAAAAGTCCTGGTCATCAAAAAAACATGGTAGGGGACTATGATTTAACTGGGATTGGTGTTGCTAAAAATGCCAATGGTGAGTATTACTTTACTCAAATTTTTATTAAACGTCGGTGATAAGCATGGATTTTGCAGATTTTCAGGTGTGCGATCGCGATCTTTCTGATGATATGTTGTCTCAGTATATGCAGGCTGAGGCGATAGCTGTTGATACAGAAACAATGGGATTATTACCTTGGCGCGATCGCTTATGTTTAGTGCAATTATGCGACGATCAAGATCGAGTTAGCGTTGTGCGTATAGCTAAAGGGCAAACAGCAGCACCAAACTTAAAAAAGCTATTTGAAGCTACTAATATTGTCAAAGTATTTCACTTTGCGCGTTTTGATGTTGCCATGTTGCGCCATCATCTTGATATTTATGTCAACCCCATTTTCTGCACTAAAATTGGCAGTAAATTAGCTAGAACTTATGCGCCACGTCACGGACTTAAAGAAGTTGTGCAAGAATTAGCGCGAGTAGAACTTGATAAAACTGCTCAAAGTTCCGACTGGGGAAACGCTGCCAATTTATCTGAACAACAACTTAGATATGCAGCTAACGATGTGCGCTATTTATTAAGTGTGCGACAGACATTAATAGATATGCTCAAGCGTGAGGAGAGATGGGAACTCGCGCAAGAATGTTTTCACTGTTTGCCTACAATAGTTTCCCTTGATTTGCTGCAATATCAAGATGTATTTGCACACTAAAAAACTTTTCCAAAACTAATTAATCAGCAGTTCTGATAATTTATTTGTTAATCAAATAATAAGCCAGTAATGCTTTATTTAGTGGTTTCGTTACTGACCCACAAGGGTTAGCTAAATTATACAAGAATATGATTAGCCTAGATTTTGATGGCAATGGCAGTCCAGATAGAGCCTATGGTGATGGATATATCGGACTGACATCAAATACAGTTATTACTGGCCCAAAGATGAGTACGTTTCAAGGAAAACCCTATTGGTTTTCTATAGCACTTCATGGTACTCCGCAACCTAAAAATATTGGTCAAGCCAACTCTGGTGGCTGCGTTCATCTCGATGCGAAATCATTGCAACAATTAATTGAGAAGGGGTGGATAAAACTTGGTACGAGTGTCAAAATTATTGATTAGGAAAAGAAAAAATGAGGTAGGTATTAGGGTAAGTATAAAATATGAGATTAGGTGATCTGCGATCGCGTAGCGACTCCGCAGGAGTATCGCGCAAGCGCACTCGGTGTCAGTTAGCGTAGCGACTCCGCAGGATTATGGCAGATGCCCTTAGCTCTGAGAACCGCGTTTTGTGTAAAATTATACGTAATATTAAATTTTATTACGAGAAATGATAGATAAAAGTATTATTGAAAAAATCAATAAGCTCTTAGCACTAGCAAATTCATCTAACGAAAACGAGGCAGCGGTAGCTGCTCAAAAAGCCTCATTGTTACTAACACAGTACAATTTAAGTTTAGCTGATTTAGGCAGTGATGACTTAACTGATATTACTGAATTAGTGGTTGAAACCACTACCAGATTTATTAGTTGGAAAATGTTGCTGTTGGGTGGTATTGCTGAAGCAAATGCTTGTCAAGCATTCCGAAATAATTATAATGGCAATATGAGATTGATTGGTAGTCATGCCAGCTTAATAGTTTGCCAAAATATGTATGAATACTTAAGCAAAACAATTGAGCGACGTGTTAAGTATCGTCAGGGGAGAGGACGCGCTTACCTCAATGCTTTTCGTGTCGGATGTGCTACCAGATTAAGCCAAAGGCTAGCAGAACAAAGAGCCGAAATTGAAAATAATGGCATTGCTGGTAATAGTGAAACACCACAAACCTCAGCTATTGTAGTACGTTCCATGTTTGAAAAAAGTGAGGCAGCCGTTGCCGAATATTTAAAACTGCAAGGGTTTAGAATCAAAACTAAATCGGCTCAACTCAGTAGTGAGTCAGGATTTAATTCTGGCTATGAAGCAGGAGATCAAATTAGCTTGAATAAACAAATTTCAAGGGGTGACCACATGAAAAGATTGCCAAATGCTCTGAGGTAATTTTTGGAAACTTAAGTTCAAATAAAGATTCGATAAAATTGGTAGAATTGGCGATAAATTATAGAAATATTGCTCGCTAATTGAGCCTAAAGAAATTTTAATATAATAGGATTGATGGCTGGAGAAAATAAAAGAATAATCACATCTCAAATTCAACAGTAATTTCTTTTTCAAAAATATGGAAATTCGACAGAAGTTGGTACTTGGTGGCTAGTAGATTATGTTAACGGTAACTTGTCATTACCTTCGACAGGAGAAATGTATCAAAAAATTGCTGCTGAATTAGATTGGATGAAAACTCGGTTCCCTACAGTAATTTATGGTAGCAATTGTATAGCTACGTTTTTTTTGCGTCATATTGAGCAGTTAATTAAAGATATGGACACCAATCATCAACTAAAAATTTGGAAAGGTATTTCCCAGGTAATGATGCCTGTTGATATATCTAATTTTCATAAAGTTCGGGAGGAATTAAAGTTGCTCAGAACGCAGAAATAGGGCTTTTCCGTATTGTGGAGTTGTTCGTAGTCTGCGGGTGTATCAAGGTCAAATGCCACTTCTGGGGCGGGAACTCTGATCGTATCTTGAGCAAAGCGTTTAATCAGCTTTCTCGCACCAGCATCGCCACTAAGCGCCATTAGATGGGAAAAAAGAGTGCGATCAAACAAGCACGGAACGCCCAAAACACTGTTGTATTCTGAAGCAACAATTAACGAATTAGCTTGACGGTAGTTCTCGACCAATTGATTAATTAGTTGAGTAGAAGCAAAGGGCTGATCGCAAACCATCAATACCACAGCTTTAAGATAGGGATTTTCAGCCGCAAGGACTTCTATACCTGTACGGATGGAACTGCTCATCCCTTCAGCGAAAGAACAATTTTTGATTGTTCGGATATTAAAAGATGTTAGCTTGGGCTGAATGCTTTCCGCATTTGCCCCTAATACTACGATAATTGGGTGGCAGACAGAAGCGATCGCCTGCTCAACTACATACTTAATTAAAGTCCGTCCTCGATAGGGAAGCAATTGCTTGGGCGTACCCATGCGAGTAGAAGCACCTGCGGCTAAAATTACTAAACCAATGTCAGACATGGTTCTGTCTCACCGTGAATAGAACCTTGTCGAAATCGTAGATGATTGCCTTCTCGTTGAGCTAGCACAGCTTGAATTTCCGCCACAACAGAAAGCGCAATTTCTGCTGCGGTTTCCGCGCCGATATCTAAACCAACTGGCGCATAAAGGCGTTGCAGTTGATTTTTAGAGGGAATAAATCCCTCTTTTCGTAAGTCCTCTAATAGTTGCTGACTGCGAGGTTTAGCACCAAGTAATCCTAAATAGCGAACTGGTGATGGTAAGAGAGTTTGCAACAGCATTTGATCTGACAGATAGTTGTGTGTTAGGACTACAGCCACCATCTGCGGATTAAGATTTAGCTTGGTTGACAATTCCTCTGGATGGCAAACAATAATTTCATCAGCGTCAGGAAAGCGATCGCGCGTGGCATAAGCTGGTCTACGATCAATCACTGTAACGTGCCAGCCAAGTTGTTTCGCCAGTTGCACAATTGGAACTGCATCGTAACCCGCACCAAAGACAAGCAATGGTACGGGAGGACGAATCACTTCTATTAGTACGTCAACTGAGCCATGATCTAATGAGTAAGAAACTACCTTTGTTTTACCCTCAGTTAATACCCCGTAAGCATCATGTTGCAGATATGCAGCTAATTGGCGATCGCCAATTTCACTCTTTACCGTACCGTCAGAATGCAAATACAATCTAGAAGCGATACTAGCAGCAACTTCTCCTTTAATATCAAAGACCGTAGCAACTACCCCTGGTTGATGATAGCGAAAGCACTCTGCAATAAATTCAAGCTGGTTTTGAGCAGAGCCACAATGGAGAGATTCAATTAGCACCTGTACTGTACCATTGCAACCCATTCCTAGCCCCCAGACTAAATCGTTGCTGGCAGTTGTATCGTACTCTACAAGAATTGGCTCTCCATTGTGCAGGATTAAAGGTTGCGATCGTTCCACAATATCGCTTTCCAGACAGCCGCCACTAATTGCACCCACCATTTGACCGGATTCAGTAATTAACATACGTGCGCCTGGTCTGCGGTAGACGGAACCGCTAGTTTTGACGACTGTTGCGATCGCTGATCTTGAGTGTTTAATTTGCTCAAAGGTTTTGAGGATATCTTGTAACTCTTTCATTAGACAATTAATTTGTCTGGAGTAAGGGGTAGATTGCGAATCCGCTTGCCAGTCGCGTGATAAACTGCATTGGCGATCGCGGCTGAAACTCCCGTAATCCCGATTTCACCCACCCCACGAACACCTGCGGAGTTAAAGTTCAAATCTGGTTCCCCAACAAACGCCACATCAATTCGGGGAATATCGGCATGAGAGGGATAGTGGTAGGTAGCTAAGTCATAAACTACGGGATAACCAATATTTGGATCAAAAAGGCATTCTTCCATCAAAGCTTGCCCAATTCCCATAATTACAGCACCGCGCACCTGAGAAGCTGCGGTTTTGCTGTTTATGACTCGTCCGATGTCCATCACTGATACCCAGCGTGTAACCCGCAAGCGTCCGATTTCTTCATCCACAGTTACCTCACAGAAATGCGCTCCCCAAGACTGGAAAGCCCATTTTTTCGCTCCACCACTAGGGGCAGAAGTAGCTGTTGCTTCAAACGCGGCTCGTCCAGATTGCTTTAAAGCCGCACAAGCTTCAGTAGCAGAGGTACAGTTAGCTGCTTTGAGTACTTCCTGACAAGCCTTAATTACTGCTGGGGCGATAGTTGCAGTCATCTGAGAACCGCCTGCAATACCGCCGTCTGGTAGCTGGGAATCGCCCATCTCGACACGCACCTTTTCTACAGGCACTCCTAGTGTCTCTGCTGCTACTCCGGCGACCATAGTATATGCCCCTGTCCCCATATCATTACCAGCAGTAAGGACGTGGACTGTATCATCTGGTAACAAACGTACTTTAACAGTTGCCACACCTTGCATCCCAGGGAAGGTAGCACCCGCCATTCCCCAACCTACAAGTTTCCCGTCACGGCGGAGCGATCTGACCTTTATTTGTCTGTCTTGCCAGCCAAATCGTTCTGCGCCAACTTTCAAGCAATCAGCATAATGTTTCGCTGAAAACGGTAGCTTCTTGCGCTGGTGTTCTTGAGTTTCGTTTTTGAGGCGCAGTTCTACTGGGTCTATTTTTAGTGACCAGGCTAGTTCGTCCATTGCCGATTCCAATGCCCACATTCCTGGATTTTCTCCAGGCGCACGCATGAATGTCGGCGTACCCACGTTCATTACCCCAAGTTCCTGATTTAATCGCAGGTTTGGGGCAGAGTACATAGCTGGCGTGATGCCCGTACAAGGTTCTGTGAAAGCTTCCACTGGCGATGTAAAGGATTTAGCATCGTGAGCGATCGCCATTAGTTTGCCATCTGCCTCTGCTGCTAAACTGATTGTTTGCTCTGTTTCGGAGCGATGTCCAGCATTAGCCGTCATCTGGCGACGGCTGAGAACTACCTTAACAGGGCGTTGAAGTTGACGTGCTGCCGCCGCACACAGAACCCCATGAGGCCAGGGGAAGGCTTTGGAGCCGAAACCACCACCCAGGTAGGGAGTAATGATGCGTACCCGCTCAGATGGAAGTCCGAAGAGTTCGGCGTATGTACGTTGAGAACCCATTACCCATTGAGTTGGTTCGTAAATTGTTACTGCATCCGAGCCTTGCCACTGAGCAATAATGGCATGAGGTTCCATCGGCGCGTGTAATTCTGTAGAAGTTGTATAAGTAGCCTCAATCTTAGCTGCGGCGTTGCTTATACTTGCGACATTCCCCTTTTCAAACTTAAACCCTTCGCCGAACATTGAGGGAGCTTTCTTGAAGGTAGCCTTCTGGGATTCAACTATGGGCGATCGCGTTTCATACTCTACTTTAACTAGGTGTGCAGCGTGTTTGGCTCGCTCAAAGGTATCTGCAACCACCAAGCCAATAATTTGCCCGCCATAGTGAACTTGATCGTCCGACAATGGCAAACGCGCCTCATAGATTTTTGAGGTAATAAAGTTATTCGATGGCTTAAATATCTTAGGAGGGTTTTTGTGTGTGAAAACCGCAGTTACGCCTTGAGCTTTTTCTGCAAAGCTAGTGTCGATGCTTTTAATTCGACCATTGGCAATACTGGCAGTAACAAGATAACCATGCAGTAGTCCGGGAATCTGATGTTCGGCGGCGTAGGTGGCTGTACCTGTGACTTTTGCTCGTCCGTCCTTGCGGTTAACGCCACTACCTATTACTTTAGTCATGCTACACCTCCTCCCTTTGCAGATACCATGAGCGATCGCTTAATTGCCCGTTTTGCTAATTCAACTTTGAATTTGTTGTGTTGCAGTGGCTTGGCTGCTTGCAAAGCAATTTCTGCTGCTTGCTCAAATGTGGCAGCATTAGCAGTTTTACCAATTAAAAATTGCTCTACTTCTTGAACCCGCCAAGGTTTGTGAGCCACACCACCCATTGCTAACCGCGCATCCTTAATTTTTTCTCCCGCCAAATCAACCGCAGCCGCTACCGAAATCAGTGCAAAGGAATATGAAGCTCTATCCCTTAACTTGAGATAAACACCAGATTTGGCAAACGGTAAAGACGGTAACAAAATGGCAGTAATCAGTTCTCCTGGTTCCAAATTAGTATCCCGTTCAGGTGTGTCACCAGGAAGACGATGAAAATCTACAAACGGAATTTGGCGTTTCCCCTTTGGTTGTGCTACTTCCACAACCGCATCCAAAGCTGCTAGGGCAACAGACATATCGGAGGGATGAACAGCAATACAGCGATCGCTTGTTCCTAATATGGCGTGGGTGCGGTTAATACCAGTTAAGGCAGGACAACCGCTATTTGGCTCCCGCTTATTACAGGCAAAGGCTGTGTCGTAGTAATAGGGGCAACGAGTGCGTTGCAGCATATTACCCCCAACAGTCGCCATGTTACGAATTTGTTGCGAGGCTCCCGACAGAATAGCGCGTACTAACATCGGATAGTTGCGCCGCACTTCGGCATGGTCGGCTAATGCTGTATTACTTACTAATGAGCCAATTCGTAAACCACCGCCAGCTATGGGTTCGATCCGCTTCATTTCTAAGCGAGAAATATCAATAAGCTGTGATGGCTCATCCAGAAAAACTTTCAGGCGATCAACTAAGTTAGTGCCACCCCCAATAAATGTGGCATTTTTATCTGTAGATGCTCGTTGAACGGCATCTTGAACGGAAGTAGCGCGACTGTAGGAGAAGTTATTCATACTGGCATCTCCTTAACTAATATATCGGCAGCAGCCGAAGGTGGTGTTTGTCCTGCTACCTGCTGTACGGCGGCGACGATGCCATTGTATGCGCTGCACCGACAGAGATTGCCACTTAATCGCTCCTTAATTTCAGCCTCAGATATTTGGGTAAGCTGTGGTGGGCGATCGAGATTTGGAGTAATTGCGCTGGCACTTCCCCGTTTAACTTCATCCAAAAGAGCAACCGTTGCACAAATTTGTCCTGGTGTACAATAGCCGCACTGAAAGCCATCATTATCTATAAATGCCGCTTGGACTGGATGAAGAACATCACCCTTAGCGAGTCCTTCAACAGTAACAATCTCCTTGCCTTCTTGCATCACTGCTAATGCCAGACAGGAGTAGACTCTTTGCCCATCTACTAGCACCGTACAAGCGCCACACTGCCCGTGATCGCAACCTTTTTTGCTGCCTGTCAGTTCCAGGCGTTCCCGTAAAGTATCCAGCAGGGTTACTCGTGGTTCGATATTGAGCGATCGCTTTTTACCATTAACGTTTAATGTGAGAGCGATCGCGCCTGACGCAGCAGATTGAGCGACCTTTTCCCCCTCTTCCTTAGCTGCTGTTGCCTGCTCAATTAATGTGGGGGCAGCTATAGCTGTTCCTGCTGCGGTTAAGGCTTGTCCCAAAAAACTGCGTCGGGACGTTTTTTTCCGCTTTTCTTCATTGTGTTGCATTAGAATCTCTGAAAATTACCGTAATACTTTCTGCATTAATTGGACTGGTATCTAAAATTTTTAGATATATTTATCGCTATATTGTTCTATTGTGCTAAAAATTTAACACTTTTGCTTTAATTTTTCCACTTTTACGTCTCATCCGCCCCTATCTATAACCAAAGCTGGAAAAAAAAAGTTATGACATCTTAGTTATTGTTTGTGATCAAGCTGTTTAACTGAGAAGCTGTTTCTTCTGGTTTTCCCGACAGAGGAAAAACTAAAATGCTCTTGATAGCAGAATCATCAACTAATTCTTTTAAGTGATGGAATTGTCGTTCGCTAATGGCTATTCCAGCATAGTTTTTGGCATAATTTAATTCTGGCTTAAAATTAGCTTCATTATAAGCTTGAATAAACACTCGATCAACCTGCCATTTTTGCCAATCTGCTGCAAAATATCGTTTAGCCCAATAAGGGTTATGATGACAAATATCAAAACTTACTGAAGAATTAGCTTGTTTCATTGCTGTTATCATTGGCTGCACAAAGTTAGTTAACGATTTGGTACGATCAACTTTGCCAGGTAATTCAGCATAATAACCGAGATAATCATCCCATTGAACTGCATCAATCTTGGGATACTTTTGGACGAACTCTACTAAGATATTTTTAAAAAAACTAGCTACTTCAGGAA contains:
- the trpB gene encoding tryptophan synthase subunit beta; the encoded protein is MTTTPIYPTSQQNTDTSTQQPDTLGRFGRFGGKYVPETLMPALSELEAAFQQYRKDPDFQQELQQLLRDYVGRPSPLYFAERLTAHYARPDGTGAQIYLKREDLNHTGAHKINNALAQVLLAKRMGKKRIIAETGAGQHGVATATVCARFGLQCVIYMGVHDMERQALNVFRMRLMGAEVRGVAAGTGTLKDATSEAIRDWVTNVENTHYILGSVAGPHPYPMLVRDFHTIIGEETRVQAQEKWGGLPDILLACVGGGSNAMGLFYEFVKEPTVRLIGIEAAGEGVDTNKHAATLTKGRVGVLHGAMSYLLQDEDGQVVEPHSISAGLDYPGVGPEHSYLKDIARAEYFSVTDNDAVAAFQRLSQLEGIIPALETSHAIAYLETLCPTLTGSPRIVINCSGRGDKDVHTVAKLLGQ
- a CDS encoding CAP domain-containing protein is translated as MEQSINEQINQYRQSRNLPPLTLDSRISEQARAHSQAMANDSVPFSHEGFDQRVKAIARSIRYGAAAENIAYNQGYSDPGEQAVQGWIKSPGHQKNMVGDYDLTGIGVAKNANGEYYFTQIFIKRR
- a CDS encoding ribonuclease H-like domain-containing protein; the protein is MDFADFQVCDRDLSDDMLSQYMQAEAIAVDTETMGLLPWRDRLCLVQLCDDQDRVSVVRIAKGQTAAPNLKKLFEATNIVKVFHFARFDVAMLRHHLDIYVNPIFCTKIGSKLARTYAPRHGLKEVVQELARVELDKTAQSSDWGNAANLSEQQLRYAANDVRYLLSVRQTLIDMLKREERWELAQECFHCLPTIVSLDLLQYQDVFAH
- a CDS encoding L,D-transpeptidase; protein product: MISLDFDGNGSPDRAYGDGYIGLTSNTVITGPKMSTFQGKPYWFSIALHGTPQPKNIGQANSGGCVHLDAKSLQQLIEKGWIKLGTSVKIID
- a CDS encoding DUF2786 domain-containing protein, whose protein sequence is MIDKSIIEKINKLLALANSSNENEAAVAAQKASLLLTQYNLSLADLGSDDLTDITELVVETTTRFISWKMLLLGGIAEANACQAFRNNYNGNMRLIGSHASLIVCQNMYEYLSKTIERRVKYRQGRGRAYLNAFRVGCATRLSQRLAEQRAEIENNGIAGNSETPQTSAIVVRSMFEKSEAAVAEYLKLQGFRIKTKSAQLSSESGFNSGYEAGDQISLNKQISRGDHMKRLPNALR
- a CDS encoding nucleotidyltransferase family protein: MSDIGLVILAAGASTRMGTPKQLLPYRGRTLIKYVVEQAIASVCHPIIVVLGANAESIQPKLTSFNIRTIKNCSFAEGMSSSIRTGIEVLAAENPYLKAVVLMVCDQPFASTQLINQLVENYRQANSLIVASEYNSVLGVPCLFDRTLFSHLMALSGDAGARKLIKRFAQDTIRVPAPEVAFDLDTPADYEQLHNTEKPYFCVLSNFNSSRTL
- a CDS encoding XdhC family protein is translated as MKELQDILKTFEQIKHSRSAIATVVKTSGSVYRRPGARMLITESGQMVGAISGGCLESDIVERSQPLILHNGEPILVEYDTTASNDLVWGLGMGCNGTVQVLIESLHCGSAQNQLEFIAECFRYHQPGVVATVFDIKGEVAASIASRLYLHSDGTVKSEIGDRQLAAYLQHDAYGVLTEGKTKVVSYSLDHGSVDVLIEVIRPPVPLLVFGAGYDAVPIVQLAKQLGWHVTVIDRRPAYATRDRFPDADEIIVCHPEELSTKLNLNPQMVAVVLTHNYLSDQMLLQTLLPSPVRYLGLLGAKPRSQQLLEDLRKEGFIPSKNQLQRLYAPVGLDIGAETAAEIALSVVAEIQAVLAQREGNHLRFRQGSIHGETEPCLTLV
- a CDS encoding xanthine dehydrogenase family protein molybdopterin-binding subunit — translated: MTKVIGSGVNRKDGRAKVTGTATYAAEHQIPGLLHGYLVTASIANGRIKSIDTSFAEKAQGVTAVFTHKNPPKIFKPSNNFITSKIYEARLPLSDDQVHYGGQIIGLVVADTFERAKHAAHLVKVEYETRSPIVESQKATFKKAPSMFGEGFKFEKGNVASISNAAAKIEATYTTSTELHAPMEPHAIIAQWQGSDAVTIYEPTQWVMGSQRTYAELFGLPSERVRIITPYLGGGFGSKAFPWPHGVLCAAAARQLQRPVKVVLSRRQMTANAGHRSETEQTISLAAEADGKLMAIAHDAKSFTSPVEAFTEPCTGITPAMYSAPNLRLNQELGVMNVGTPTFMRAPGENPGMWALESAMDELAWSLKIDPVELRLKNETQEHQRKKLPFSAKHYADCLKVGAERFGWQDRQIKVRSLRRDGKLVGWGMAGATFPGMQGVATVKVRLLPDDTVHVLTAGNDMGTGAYTMVAGVAAETLGVPVEKVRVEMGDSQLPDGGIAGGSQMTATIAPAVIKACQEVLKAANCTSATEACAALKQSGRAAFEATATSAPSGGAKKWAFQSWGAHFCEVTVDEEIGRLRVTRWVSVMDIGRVINSKTAASQVRGAVIMGIGQALMEECLFDPNIGYPVVYDLATYHYPSHADIPRIDVAFVGEPDLNFNSAGVRGVGEIGITGVSAAIANAVYHATGKRIRNLPLTPDKLIV
- a CDS encoding FAD binding domain-containing protein, coding for MNNFSYSRATSVQDAVQRASTDKNATFIGGGTNLVDRLKVFLDEPSQLIDISRLEMKRIEPIAGGGLRIGSLVSNTALADHAEVRRNYPMLVRAILSGASQQIRNMATVGGNMLQRTRCPYYYDTAFACNKREPNSGCPALTGINRTHAILGTSDRCIAVHPSDMSVALAALDAVVEVAQPKGKRQIPFVDFHRLPGDTPERDTNLEPGELITAILLPSLPFAKSGVYLKLRDRASYSFALISVAAAVDLAGEKIKDARLAMGGVAHKPWRVQEVEQFLIGKTANAATFEQAAEIALQAAKPLQHNKFKVELAKRAIKRSLMVSAKGGGVA
- a CDS encoding 2Fe-2S iron-sulfur cluster-binding protein, giving the protein MQHNEEKRKKTSRRSFLGQALTAAGTAIAAPTLIEQATAAKEEGEKVAQSAASGAIALTLNVNGKKRSLNIEPRVTLLDTLRERLELTGSKKGCDHGQCGACTVLVDGQRVYSCLALAVMQEGKEIVTVEGLAKGDVLHPVQAAFIDNDGFQCGYCTPGQICATVALLDEVKRGSASAITPNLDRPPQLTQISEAEIKERLSGNLCRCSAYNGIVAAVQQVAGQTPPSAAADILVKEMPV